The Pseudomonas berkeleyensis genome includes a region encoding these proteins:
- the murA gene encoding UDP-N-acetylglucosamine 1-carboxyvinyltransferase, with amino-acid sequence MDKLIITGGARLDGEIRISGAKNSALPILAATLLGDAPVTICNLPHLHDITTMIELFGRMGIEPVIDEKLAVEVDARAIKTLVAPYELVKTMRASILVLGPMVARFGEAEVALPGGCAIGSRPVDLHIRGLEAMGAIIDVEGGYIKAKAPEGGLRGAHFFFDVVSVTGTENIMMAAALAKGRSVLENAAREPEVVDLANCLIAMGAKIQGAGTDTIIIDGVERLHGARFNVMPDRIETGTYLVAAAVTGGRVKLKDVDPSTLEAVLVKLQEAGAEITTGPDWIELDMKGKRPKAVNLRTAPYPAFPTDMQAQFIALNAIAEGTGTIIETVFENRFMHVYEMLRMGANILVEGNTAIVTGVEKLKGAPVMATDLRASASLVLAALVADGDTLIDRIYHIDRGYECIEEKLQLLGAKIRRVPG; translated from the coding sequence ATGGATAAACTGATCATTACCGGTGGCGCTCGCCTCGATGGCGAAATCCGCATTTCCGGGGCGAAAAACTCTGCCCTGCCGATTCTTGCAGCGACTCTGCTGGGCGATGCGCCTGTCACTATCTGCAACCTGCCGCACCTGCACGACATCACCACCATGATCGAGCTGTTCGGTCGTATGGGCATCGAGCCGGTTATCGACGAGAAACTGGCGGTGGAAGTCGATGCGCGTGCGATCAAGACCTTGGTCGCGCCTTACGAACTGGTCAAGACCATGCGCGCTTCGATCCTGGTGCTCGGCCCGATGGTCGCTCGCTTCGGTGAAGCCGAAGTGGCGCTGCCTGGCGGTTGCGCCATCGGTTCGCGCCCGGTCGACCTGCACATCCGTGGCCTTGAAGCCATGGGCGCGATCATCGATGTCGAAGGCGGCTACATAAAGGCCAAGGCGCCGGAAGGCGGCCTGCGCGGCGCGCACTTCTTCTTCGATGTGGTCAGTGTGACCGGCACCGAGAACATCATGATGGCCGCGGCCCTGGCGAAGGGGCGCTCCGTTCTGGAGAACGCCGCGCGTGAGCCCGAGGTTGTCGACCTGGCCAACTGCCTGATCGCCATGGGTGCGAAGATTCAGGGCGCTGGTACCGACACCATCATCATCGATGGCGTCGAGCGTCTGCACGGTGCTCGCTTCAACGTCATGCCGGATCGTATCGAGACCGGTACCTATCTGGTTGCCGCTGCCGTCACCGGTGGTCGGGTCAAGTTGAAGGACGTCGATCCGAGCACGCTGGAAGCCGTTCTGGTCAAGCTTCAGGAAGCGGGTGCTGAAATCACCACCGGCCCTGACTGGATCGAGCTGGACATGAAGGGCAAACGCCCCAAGGCCGTGAACCTGCGTACCGCTCCTTATCCTGCATTCCCCACCGACATGCAGGCGCAGTTCATCGCGCTGAACGCCATTGCCGAAGGCACTGGTACCATCATCGAAACGGTTTTCGAAAACCGTTTCATGCATGTCTATGAGATGCTGCGCATGGGCGCCAACATCCTGGTCGAGGGCAACACTGCCATCGTTACCGGGGTGGAGAAACTCAAGGGCGCTCCGGTCATGGCGACCGATCTGCGAGCCTCCGCCAGTCTGGTGCTGGCTGCACTGGTGGCTGATGGCGATACGCTGATCGACCGCATCTACCACATCGACCGTGGTTACGAGTGCATCGAGGAAAAACTGCAATTGCTGGGTGCCAAGATCCGTCGCGTTCCGGGTTAA
- a CDS encoding BolA family protein, whose product MQAAEVKSLLEEKLPNTQVEVEGEGCNFQLNLISDELAALSPVKRQQQIYAHLNAWIADGSIHAVTMKFFSQADWAARS is encoded by the coding sequence ATGCAGGCTGCAGAAGTAAAAAGCCTCCTAGAGGAAAAACTCCCGAATACCCAGGTCGAAGTGGAAGGCGAAGGCTGCAACTTCCAGCTCAACCTGATCAGCGACGAGCTGGCCGCTCTCAGCCCGGTCAAGCGTCAGCAACAGATCTATGCCCACCTCAATGCCTGGATCGCCGATGGCAGCATCCACGCCGTGACCATGAAATTCTTCAGCCAGGCCGACTGGGCCGCGCGTTCCTGA
- a CDS encoding STAS domain-containing protein: MSQASITERAPGQLQLAGVLDYSTGPLLREKGARLIATSPVARLALDCSAVEKSSSVGLALLLAFTRDARKAGRELSISALPKDMRQIAQVSGLLDVLPLES; the protein is encoded by the coding sequence GTGAGCCAGGCGAGCATCACCGAGCGTGCACCTGGGCAATTGCAGCTCGCAGGTGTGCTGGACTACAGCACCGGCCCGTTGCTGCGTGAAAAGGGTGCGCGGCTGATTGCCACCAGCCCTGTGGCGCGCCTGGCGCTCGACTGTAGCGCTGTGGAGAAGTCCAGCAGCGTTGGTTTGGCGCTGCTGCTGGCGTTCACGCGTGATGCGCGCAAGGCCGGGCGTGAACTGTCGATCAGTGCGCTGCCCAAGGACATGCGCCAGATCGCTCAGGTCAGTGGCCTGCTGGACGTGTTGCCGCTGGAATCGTAG
- a CDS encoding MlaC/ttg2D family ABC transporter substrate-binding protein has translation MFKTVRNSLLALLAAMPLLALAAPSAHEVVQQTTDTLLADLKANKDRYRSDPNAFYQSLNDILGPVVDVDGISRGVMTVRYSRQASPEQMSRFQENFKRSLMQFYGNALLEYNNQDIRVLPGSGKAEGDRTSVGMEIRDGKGAVYPLSYTMVSLDGTWKLRNVVINGINIGKLFRDQFAQSMQSNRNDLDKVIDTWADTVARARQARGES, from the coding sequence ATGTTCAAAACCGTGCGTAATTCCCTGCTGGCGCTCCTGGCTGCCATGCCATTGCTGGCCCTGGCTGCACCGAGTGCGCATGAGGTGGTGCAGCAGACCACCGACACCCTGCTGGCTGACCTCAAGGCCAACAAGGATCGCTACCGCAGCGATCCGAACGCTTTCTACCAGTCGCTCAATGACATTCTTGGTCCGGTGGTCGATGTCGACGGTATTTCCCGTGGTGTGATGACCGTGCGCTATTCGCGCCAGGCATCGCCGGAGCAGATGAGCCGCTTCCAGGAGAACTTCAAACGCAGCCTGATGCAGTTCTACGGCAACGCCCTGCTCGAGTACAACAACCAGGACATTCGCGTGCTGCCGGGCAGTGGCAAGGCGGAGGGCGATCGTACTTCGGTCGGCATGGAAATTCGTGACGGCAAGGGCGCCGTCTATCCGCTGTCCTACACCATGGTGTCGCTCGATGGCACCTGGAAGCTGCGTAACGTGGTGATCAACGGCATCAACATCGGCAAGCTGTTCCGTGACCAGTTCGCCCAGTCGATGCAGAGCAACCGCAACGACCTGGACAAGGTCATCGACACCTGGGCCGATACCGTGGCCAGGGCACGTCAGGCTCGGGGCGAGTCGTGA
- the mlaD gene encoding outer membrane lipid asymmetry maintenance protein MlaD, with translation MQNRTLEIGVGLFLMAGVLALLLLALRVSGLSVGSAGDTYKVYAYFDNIAGLTVRSKVTMAGVTIGKVTAIDLDRDSYMGRVTLELDGSVNNLPDDSTASILTAGLLGEKYIGISVGGDEEVLKDGGTIHDTQSSLVLEDLIGKFLLNSVNKDEAN, from the coding sequence ATGCAAAACCGCACGCTGGAGATTGGTGTCGGCCTGTTTCTCATGGCCGGAGTGCTGGCCCTGCTGCTGCTGGCCCTGCGCGTCAGTGGCCTGAGCGTCGGCAGCGCCGGTGACACGTACAAGGTCTACGCCTATTTCGACAACATCGCCGGGCTGACCGTGCGCTCCAAGGTGACCATGGCCGGGGTGACTATTGGCAAGGTTACTGCCATCGATCTGGATCGTGACAGTTACATGGGGCGGGTGACCCTGGAGCTCGATGGTAGCGTCAATAACCTGCCTGACGATTCCACTGCGTCGATTCTGACCGCAGGTCTGCTCGGCGAAAAATACATCGGCATCAGCGTTGGTGGTGACGAGGAGGTGCTCAAGGACGGCGGCACTATCCACGACACGCAGTCCTCGCTGGTGCTGGAAGACCTGATTGGCAAATTCCTGCTCAATTCGGTCAATAAAGATGAAGCCAATTGA
- the mlaE gene encoding lipid asymmetry maintenance ABC transporter permease subunit MlaE, with protein MRRISPLERLRLFGRAGIDVVATLGRSVLFLMGALFGRSRAGKPLQLLIKQLFAVGVMSLAIIVVSGIFIGMVLALQGYNILVSYGSEQAVGQMVALTLLRELGPVVTALLFAGRAGSALTAEIGNMKSTEQLSSLEMIGVDPLKYIVAPRLWAGFISMPLLSMIFCVVGIWGGAMVAVDWLGVYEGSFWANMQNSVSFYDDVLNGVIKSIVFAFVVTWIAVFQGYDCEPTSEGISRATTRTVVYASLAVLGLDFILTALMFGDF; from the coding sequence ATGCGCAGAATTTCACCGCTCGAACGGCTGCGTCTGTTCGGTCGTGCGGGTATCGATGTGGTGGCGACGCTGGGGCGCTCGGTGCTGTTTCTGATGGGCGCGCTGTTCGGGCGCAGTCGCGCTGGCAAGCCGCTGCAACTGTTGATTAAGCAGTTGTTCGCCGTCGGGGTCATGTCGCTGGCGATCATCGTCGTTTCCGGCATCTTCATCGGCATGGTGTTGGCGCTGCAGGGTTACAACATCCTAGTCAGTTACGGTTCCGAGCAGGCGGTCGGGCAGATGGTCGCCCTGACTCTGTTGCGTGAGCTGGGGCCGGTCGTCACCGCGCTGCTGTTCGCTGGACGTGCCGGCTCGGCGCTGACTGCCGAGATCGGCAACATGAAATCCACCGAGCAACTCTCGAGCCTGGAAATGATCGGTGTCGACCCGCTCAAATACATCGTCGCGCCACGCTTGTGGGCGGGGTTCATCTCGATGCCGCTGCTGTCGATGATTTTCTGCGTGGTCGGCATCTGGGGCGGTGCCATGGTCGCGGTGGACTGGCTGGGTGTCTACGAGGGCTCGTTCTGGGCCAATATGCAGAACAGTGTTTCCTTCTATGACGATGTGCTCAATGGCGTGATCAAGAGCATCGTCTTCGCTTTCGTGGTGACCTGGATCGCCGTGTTCCAGGGCTATGACTGCGAGCCCACGTCCGAGGGTATCAGTCGTGCGACCACGCGTACCGTGGTGTATGCCTCGCTGGCCGTGCTCGGCCTGGATTTCATTCTGACCGCTTTGATGTTTGGAGATTTCTGA
- a CDS encoding ATP-binding cassette domain-containing protein has translation MSAEHEYAIELQGVSFQRGTRAIFDKVDIRIPRGKVTGIMGPSGCGKTTLLRLIAAELRPSQGNVLVNGVNLPQLSRDALFDMRKQMGVLFQSGALFTDLDVFENVAFPLRVHTQLPEEMIRDIVLLKLQAVGLRGAIELMPDELSGGMKRRVALARAIALDPQILLYDEPFVGQDPIAMGVLVRLIRLLNDALGITSVVVSHDLAETASIADYIYVVGDAQVLGQGTPAELMESDNPRIRQFMKGIPDGPVPFHFPAPDYREDLLGRG, from the coding sequence ATGAGCGCCGAGCACGAGTACGCGATCGAGTTGCAGGGCGTCAGCTTTCAGCGTGGCACGCGGGCGATCTTCGACAAGGTCGACATCCGCATTCCACGCGGCAAGGTGACCGGCATCATGGGGCCTTCCGGCTGCGGTAAGACCACCTTGCTGCGCCTGATCGCTGCCGAATTGCGGCCTTCGCAGGGCAACGTCCTGGTCAATGGTGTCAATCTGCCGCAATTGTCGCGCGATGCCCTGTTCGACATGCGCAAGCAGATGGGGGTGTTGTTCCAGAGTGGTGCGCTGTTCACCGATCTCGATGTGTTCGAGAACGTCGCCTTCCCCTTGCGCGTACACACTCAACTGCCTGAAGAAATGATTCGTGACATTGTCCTGCTCAAACTGCAGGCGGTGGGCTTGCGCGGCGCCATCGAACTGATGCCCGATGAATTGTCCGGCGGCATGAAGCGCCGTGTGGCATTGGCGCGAGCGATTGCCCTGGATCCGCAGATTCTGCTCTATGACGAGCCGTTCGTCGGCCAGGATCCGATTGCCATGGGGGTTCTGGTGCGCCTGATTCGCCTGCTCAACGACGCGTTGGGTATCACCAGCGTGGTGGTGTCCCATGACCTGGCGGAAACCGCCAGCATTGCCGACTACATCTATGTCGTCGGTGATGCGCAGGTGTTGGGGCAAGGCACGCCTGCCGAGTTGATGGAGTCGGATAACCCGCGCATTCGCCAGTTCATGAAAGGCATACCGGATGGCCCGGTGCCTTTCCATTTTCCAGCGCCGGACTATCGCGAAGATCTGTTGGGGAGAGGTTGA
- a CDS encoding KpsF/GutQ family sugar-phosphate isomerase, giving the protein MNQTRDLIASAQRTIRLEIEAVQELLPRINADFVKACELILSCKGRVVVVGMGKSGHIGNKIAATLASTGTTAFFVHPAEASHGDMGMITKDDIVLALSNSGTTSEIVTLLPLIKRLGIRLISMTGNPESTLAKAAEVNLDARVSEEACPLNLAPTSSTTASLVLGDALAIALLEARGFTAEDFAFSHPGGALGRRLLLKVENVMHSGESLPQVKRGTSLRDALLEMTQKGLGMTTVIENDGHLAGIFTDGDLRRALDKGIDVRHAQIDEVMTPHGKTVRAEMLAAEALKIMEDNKISALVVVDADDYPVGAFNLGDLLRAGVM; this is encoded by the coding sequence ATGAACCAGACTCGCGACCTGATTGCCTCCGCCCAACGCACCATCCGCCTCGAAATCGAAGCGGTGCAGGAGCTTTTGCCCCGTATCAACGCGGACTTCGTCAAGGCATGCGAGTTGATCCTAAGCTGCAAGGGGCGCGTGGTCGTGGTCGGCATGGGTAAGTCGGGCCATATCGGCAACAAGATCGCCGCAACGCTGGCCAGCACCGGTACCACGGCCTTTTTCGTTCATCCCGCCGAGGCCAGTCACGGCGACATGGGCATGATCACCAAGGATGACATCGTCCTGGCCCTGTCCAACTCCGGCACGACTTCCGAAATCGTCACCCTGCTGCCGTTGATCAAGCGCCTGGGAATCCGCCTGATCAGCATGACCGGCAACCCCGAGTCGACATTGGCCAAGGCCGCCGAGGTCAACCTTGACGCTCGCGTCTCCGAGGAAGCCTGTCCGCTGAACCTGGCCCCGACATCCTCGACGACCGCCAGCCTGGTTCTCGGCGATGCCCTGGCCATTGCCCTGCTGGAAGCCCGCGGCTTCACCGCTGAAGACTTCGCCTTCTCTCACCCTGGCGGAGCGCTGGGCCGCCGCTTGCTGCTCAAGGTTGAGAACGTCATGCACAGCGGTGAAAGCCTGCCCCAGGTCAAACGCGGAACCAGCCTGCGGGACGCACTGCTGGAAATGACCCAGAAAGGCCTGGGCATGACCACCGTCATAGAAAACGACGGCCACCTGGCCGGAATATTCACCGACGGTGACCTGCGCCGCGCACTGGACAAGGGCATCGATGTACGCCATGCACAGATCGACGAAGTGATGACCCCGCATGGCAAGACCGTTCGCGCCGAAATGCTCGCTGCCGAGGCCTTGAAGATCATGGAAGACAACAAGATCAGCGCGCTGGTGGTGGTCGACGCCGACGATTACCCCGTCGGTGCCTTCAACCTCGGCGATCTGCTGCGTGCAGGAGTAATGTGA
- a CDS encoding KdsC family phosphatase: MNDLLQRARAVKLAIFDVDGVLTDGRLYFLEDGSEFKTFNTLDGHGIKMLIGSGVRTAIISGRKTPVVERRANNLGIQHLFQGREDKLVVLDGLLAELGLSYEQVAYLGDDLPDLPVIRRVGLGMAVASADSFVRQHAHGVTQARGGDGAAREFCELIMRAQGTLDAAQAAYL; encoded by the coding sequence ATGAACGACCTTCTGCAACGCGCCCGCGCCGTCAAACTGGCGATCTTCGACGTCGATGGCGTACTCACCGATGGTCGCCTGTACTTTCTCGAAGACGGCAGCGAGTTCAAGACCTTCAACACCCTCGACGGCCATGGCATCAAGATGCTGATCGGCTCGGGCGTGCGCACCGCCATCATCAGCGGCCGCAAGACCCCCGTGGTCGAGCGCCGCGCCAACAACCTCGGCATCCAGCACCTGTTCCAGGGCCGCGAAGACAAGCTCGTCGTTCTCGACGGCCTACTTGCCGAACTCGGCCTAAGCTATGAGCAGGTGGCCTATCTCGGCGACGACCTGCCGGATCTTCCGGTGATCCGCCGAGTCGGATTGGGCATGGCCGTGGCCAGCGCAGACAGCTTCGTCCGTCAGCATGCCCATGGCGTGACCCAGGCGCGCGGCGGTGACGGTGCGGCACGGGAATTCTGCGAACTGATCATGCGTGCCCAGGGCACGCTGGATGCGGCACAAGCCGCCTACCTGTAG
- the lptC gene encoding LPS export ABC transporter periplasmic protein LptC gives MLRKALNTLIFVLIAGAVAALGYWNIAPDSARQTQQASDDDAVDFYVLGAHTVQFQDDGKLHYRMTADKLEHIKSTDITLIDTPKLDLYRGTELPWKVTSQRAEVSPGGVEVELIDDVRIARTDAKGRPTIITSSRMTVIPDKEYAQTEQAVRIEAANGVTTAQGMKAYLNDGRMILPSNVRGQHEVR, from the coding sequence ATGCTGCGTAAAGCCCTCAATACCCTGATCTTCGTTCTGATCGCCGGCGCCGTGGCGGCGCTCGGCTACTGGAACATCGCGCCCGACAGCGCCCGACAGACTCAACAGGCCAGTGATGACGACGCCGTGGACTTCTACGTCCTCGGCGCGCACACCGTGCAGTTTCAGGATGACGGCAAGCTGCACTACCGCATGACCGCCGACAAGCTCGAGCACATCAAGAGCACCGACATTACTCTGATCGACACGCCCAAACTGGATCTGTACCGCGGCACCGAGCTGCCCTGGAAGGTCACCAGCCAGCGCGCCGAAGTTTCGCCTGGCGGCGTCGAAGTGGAACTGATCGACGACGTGCGCATCGCTCGCACCGACGCCAAGGGCCGCCCGACGATCATCACCAGCAGCCGCATGACCGTGATTCCTGACAAGGAATATGCGCAGACCGAGCAAGCCGTTAGAATCGAGGCCGCCAACGGGGTGACCACGGCACAAGGAATGAAAGCGTACTTGAATGACGGCCGGATGATCCTGCCGTCCAACGTAAGAGGCCAGCATGAGGTTCGTTAA
- the lptA gene encoding lipopolysaccharide transport periplasmic protein LptA: protein MRFVNTLPLILSLGAALGSAAAWALPSDRDQPIRIQADSAELDDKQGVAVYRGDVIITQGTLKITGDTVTITQTNSGDIDVFTSVGNLAYYEQKPAVDKDIVKAYGRTIQYFASNERIVLIDQAKVIQEGNTFEGEKIVYDTRRQIVNAGRATGTNVATPRPRIDMVIQPKNKPADQQQ from the coding sequence ATGAGGTTCGTTAATACCCTCCCCCTGATTCTCAGCCTCGGCGCCGCATTGGGAAGCGCGGCTGCCTGGGCTCTGCCATCGGATCGCGACCAGCCGATCCGCATCCAGGCCGACAGCGCCGAACTGGATGACAAGCAAGGTGTAGCGGTCTATCGCGGCGACGTGATCATCACTCAGGGCACCCTGAAGATCACCGGCGATACCGTGACCATCACCCAGACCAACAGCGGTGACATCGATGTCTTCACCTCGGTGGGCAATCTCGCCTACTACGAGCAGAAGCCGGCCGTGGACAAGGACATCGTCAAGGCCTATGGCCGTACCATCCAGTACTTCGCCAGCAACGAGCGCATCGTGCTGATCGACCAGGCCAAGGTGATCCAGGAAGGCAATACCTTCGAAGGCGAGAAGATCGTCTACGATACCCGCCGCCAGATCGTCAACGCGGGTCGCGCCACCGGCACCAATGTCGCCACGCCACGCCCGCGTATCGACATGGTCATCCAACCGAAGAACAAACCCGCGGATCAGCAGCAGTAA
- the lptB gene encoding LPS export ABC transporter ATP-binding protein — protein sequence MAILKAQHLAKSYKSRQVVRDVSLSIESGQIVGLLGPNGAGKTTCFYMIVGLVRADQGRVLIDDLDVSHQPMHGRARAGIGYLPQEASIFRKLSVADNIMAILETRKDLDRAGRQAELESLLQEFHIHHIADSLGMSLSGGERRRVEIARALATNPKFILLDEPFAGVDPISVGDIKQIIHHLKTKGIGILITDHNVRETLDICETAYIVNDGQLIAEGDAETILANQTVKEVYLGHEFRL from the coding sequence ATGGCCATACTCAAAGCCCAACACCTGGCTAAAAGCTACAAAAGCCGCCAGGTCGTGCGTGACGTCAGCCTGAGCATCGAAAGCGGCCAGATCGTCGGACTGCTCGGCCCCAACGGCGCCGGCAAGACCACATGCTTCTACATGATCGTCGGCCTGGTGCGCGCCGATCAGGGCCGCGTGCTGATCGACGACCTCGACGTCAGCCATCAACCGATGCACGGCCGCGCTCGTGCCGGTATCGGTTATCTGCCTCAGGAAGCCTCGATCTTCCGCAAGCTCTCGGTGGCCGACAACATCATGGCCATTCTCGAGACGCGCAAGGATCTTGATCGCGCCGGCCGTCAGGCGGAGTTGGAAAGCCTGCTGCAGGAATTCCACATCCACCACATTGCCGATAGCCTCGGCATGAGCCTGTCCGGCGGTGAACGCCGCCGTGTGGAAATCGCCCGCGCCCTGGCGACCAATCCCAAGTTCATCCTGCTCGACGAACCCTTCGCAGGTGTCGACCCGATCTCCGTGGGCGACATCAAGCAGATCATCCATCACCTCAAGACCAAGGGCATCGGCATCCTGATCACCGATCACAATGTGCGCGAAACCCTGGATATCTGCGAAACGGCTTACATCGTCAACGACGGTCAACTGATCGCCGAAGGCGATGCCGAGACCATCCTCGCCAACCAGACGGTGAAAGAGGTTTACCTGGGGCACGAGTTCCGCCTGTAG
- a CDS encoding RNA polymerase factor sigma-54, whose amino-acid sequence MKPSLVLKMGQQLTMTPQLQQAIRLLQLSTLDLQQEIQEALESNPMLERQEEGDDFDNSDPMADGAESATPATQSKEESYQETAPTVDNLEEGDWGERIPNELPVDTAWEDIYQTSASSLPSNDDDEWDFTTRTSSGESLQSHLLWQLNLAPMSDKDRLIAATLIDCINNDGYLEETLEEVTESFDPELDIELDEVEVVLHRIQQFEPAGIGARDLRECLLLQLRQLPANTPWLNETQRVVSDYLEVLGSRDYAQLLRRMKLKEDELKQVIDLIQRLNPRPGSQIESSEPEYVVPDVIVRKHNDRWLVELNQEAMPRLRVNPQYAGFVKRADSSADNTFMRNQLQEARWFIKSLQSRNETLMKVATQIVEHQRGFLDYGDEAMKPLVLHDIAEAVGMHESTISRVTTQKFMHTPRGIYELKYFFSSHVSTSEGGECSSTAIRAIIKKLVAAENAKKPLSDSKIAGLLEAQGIQVARRTVAKYRESLGIAPSSERKRLM is encoded by the coding sequence ATGAAACCATCGCTAGTCCTCAAGATGGGCCAGCAGCTGACGATGACCCCTCAGCTGCAACAGGCTATCCGCCTCCTCCAACTGTCCACCCTGGATCTGCAACAGGAAATCCAGGAGGCGCTGGAGTCCAACCCCATGCTCGAGCGCCAGGAAGAAGGCGACGACTTCGACAATAGCGACCCGATGGCCGACGGCGCCGAAAGCGCAACGCCCGCTACCCAGAGCAAGGAAGAGAGTTACCAGGAAACCGCTCCGACAGTGGACAACCTGGAAGAAGGCGATTGGGGCGAGCGTATTCCCAACGAGTTGCCGGTCGATACCGCCTGGGAAGACATTTACCAGACCAGCGCCAGCAGCCTGCCGAGCAATGACGACGATGAGTGGGATTTCACCACCCGCACCTCCAGCGGTGAAAGCCTGCAAAGCCACCTGCTCTGGCAACTCAACCTGGCGCCCATGTCGGACAAGGATCGGCTGATCGCTGCCACCCTGATCGACTGCATCAACAACGATGGCTACCTGGAGGAAACCCTCGAGGAAGTCACCGAATCCTTCGACCCCGAGCTGGATATCGAACTCGACGAAGTGGAAGTGGTGCTGCACCGCATCCAGCAGTTCGAGCCAGCGGGCATCGGTGCCCGCGACCTGCGTGAGTGCCTGCTGCTGCAACTGCGCCAGCTGCCTGCCAACACCCCGTGGCTGAACGAAACCCAGCGGGTGGTCAGCGACTACCTGGAAGTGCTCGGCAGCCGTGACTATGCCCAGTTGCTGCGGCGCATGAAGCTCAAGGAAGACGAGCTCAAGCAGGTCATCGACCTGATCCAGCGCCTCAACCCACGCCCGGGTTCGCAGATCGAATCCAGCGAACCGGAATACGTCGTGCCGGACGTCATCGTGCGCAAGCACAACGACCGCTGGCTGGTTGAGCTGAATCAGGAAGCCATGCCACGCCTGCGCGTCAACCCGCAGTATGCCGGCTTCGTCAAACGCGCCGACTCCAGCGCCGACAACACCTTCATGCGCAACCAGTTGCAGGAAGCACGCTGGTTCATCAAGAGCCTGCAGAGCCGCAACGAAACCCTGATGAAGGTCGCCACGCAGATCGTCGAGCACCAGCGCGGCTTCCTCGACTACGGCGACGAGGCGATGAAACCGCTGGTACTGCATGACATCGCCGAAGCGGTAGGCATGCACGAGTCGACCATTTCACGCGTTACCACGCAGAAATTCATGCATACCCCGCGTGGTATTTACGAGCTGAAATATTTCTTCTCCAGCCACGTCAGCACCTCCGAAGGCGGTGAATGCTCGTCCACCGCGATCCGCGCGATCATCAAAAAACTGGTTGCAGCAGAAAACGCGAAAAAGCCGTTGAGCGACAGCAAGATCGCTGGTTTACTGGAGGCACAAGGCATCCAAGTCGCCCGCAGGACGGTTGCCAAATACCGTGAATCCCTCGGTATAGCGCCCTCCAGCGAACGCAAGCGACTGATGTAG
- the hpf gene encoding ribosome hibernation-promoting factor, HPF/YfiA family, translated as MQVNISGHQLDVTDALRDYIGEKLGRLERHFDKITNVQVTMEVEKLKQKIEATLHIAGGEVVANAEHSDMYAAIDLLADKLDRQLIKHKEKQLDRLQGATAR; from the coding sequence ATGCAAGTCAACATCAGTGGACATCAGCTGGATGTGACCGACGCCCTGCGTGACTATATCGGCGAGAAACTCGGCCGACTGGAACGTCACTTCGACAAGATCACCAATGTTCAGGTGACCATGGAGGTCGAAAAACTCAAGCAAAAGATCGAAGCCACCCTGCACATCGCTGGCGGCGAAGTCGTCGCCAACGCCGAGCACTCGGACATGTATGCAGCTATCGACCTGCTGGCCGATAAGCTCGACCGCCAACTCATCAAGCACAAGGAAAAGCAGCTCGACCGCCTGCAAGGCGCCACAGCCCGCTAA
- the ptsN gene encoding PTS IIA-like nitrogen regulatory protein PtsN, with protein MIRLENILTPGRSLVNAPGGSKKRVLEQIANLIARDLSDLDAQDIFESLIAREKLGSTGFGNGIAIPHCRLEGCSAPISAVLHLEAAVDFDAIDGAPVDLLFVLLVPQAATDAHLELLRQIAGMLESQQVRERLRQAANGEELYRLIVEIQNGQ; from the coding sequence ATGATCCGACTTGAAAACATCCTGACCCCCGGCCGTTCCTTGGTGAACGCGCCGGGCGGCAGCAAAAAGCGCGTGCTCGAACAGATCGCCAACCTGATCGCGCGCGACCTGTCAGACCTGGATGCCCAGGATATCTTCGAAAGCCTGATTGCCCGCGAAAAGCTTGGCTCCACCGGCTTCGGCAACGGCATCGCCATTCCCCATTGTCGCCTGGAGGGATGCAGCGCACCGATCAGCGCGGTGCTGCACCTGGAAGCGGCCGTGGACTTCGACGCCATCGACGGCGCACCGGTCGACTTGCTGTTCGTCCTGCTGGTACCGCAGGCGGCAACCGACGCCCACCTCGAACTGCTACGCCAGATCGCCGGCATGCTCGAAAGCCAGCAGGTTCGTGAACGCCTGCGTCAGGCGGCGAACGGTGAAGAGCTCTACCGGCTGATAGTCGAGATTCAGAACGGTCAATGA